The proteins below are encoded in one region of Kineococcus mangrovi:
- the dapD gene encoding 2,3,4,5-tetrahydropyridine-2,6-dicarboxylate N-succinyltransferase, with translation MSEQSTPSPDPTSAQAAGQRRAWGHGLATYAEDGTVLDVWFPFPALGPAPTTSSYGVPAELASLESDDIHRRTRQRVLTVDVDLDAAPADTADAYLRLHLLSHRLVAPHGANLDGIFGVLTNVVWTNHGPCAVADFERVRLALRANAGPVTVFGVDKFPRMTDYVTPAGVRIADADRVRLGAHLAAGTTVMHEGFVNFNAGTLGTSMVEGRVSAGVVVGDGSDVGGGASIMGTLSGGGKQVVSIGQRTLLGANSGTGISLGDDCVVEAGTYVTAGTKVSLLGEDGTVRQTVSARTLSGSDGLLFRRNSQTGQVEALPRKGVRVELNPALHAN, from the coding sequence GTGAGCGAGCAGAGCACCCCGTCCCCCGACCCGACCTCCGCGCAGGCCGCTGGGCAGCGGCGCGCGTGGGGCCACGGCCTGGCCACGTACGCCGAGGACGGCACGGTGCTCGACGTCTGGTTCCCCTTCCCCGCCCTCGGCCCCGCACCGACGACGAGCTCCTACGGCGTGCCGGCCGAGCTGGCCTCGCTGGAGTCCGACGACATCCACCGCCGCACCCGCCAGCGGGTGCTGACGGTCGACGTCGACCTCGACGCGGCGCCGGCGGACACCGCCGACGCCTACCTGCGCCTGCACCTGCTCTCGCACCGCCTCGTCGCACCGCACGGCGCGAACCTCGACGGGATCTTCGGCGTCCTGACCAACGTCGTGTGGACCAACCACGGCCCGTGCGCCGTGGCCGACTTCGAACGGGTCCGGTTGGCGCTGAGGGCGAACGCCGGGCCGGTCACCGTCTTCGGGGTCGACAAGTTCCCGCGCATGACCGACTACGTGACGCCCGCCGGGGTCCGCATCGCCGACGCCGACCGCGTCCGCCTGGGTGCGCACCTGGCGGCCGGGACGACCGTCATGCACGAGGGCTTCGTGAACTTCAACGCCGGCACCCTGGGCACCTCGATGGTCGAGGGCCGCGTCTCCGCGGGCGTCGTCGTCGGCGACGGCTCCGACGTCGGCGGCGGCGCCTCGATCATGGGGACGCTGTCCGGGGGCGGCAAGCAGGTCGTGAGCATCGGGCAGCGGACGCTGCTCGGCGCGAACTCCGGCACGGGCATCAGCCTGGGCGACGACTGCGTCGTGGAGGCCGGGACGTACGTCACGGCCGGGACGAAGGTCAGCCTGCTGGGCGAGGACGGCACGGTCCGGCAGACGGTCTCGGCCCGCACGCTCTCGGGCTCGGACGGGTTGCTGTTCCGCCGCAACTCCCAGACCGGCCAGGTCGAGGCGCTGCCGCGCAAGGGCGTCCGGGTGGAGCTGAACCCCGCGCTGCACGCCAACTGA
- the fdxA gene encoding ferredoxin — MTYVIAQPCVDVKDKACIEECPVDCIYEGERSLYIHPDECVDCGACEPVCPVEAIYYEDDVPEQWSAFTAANVEFFDTVGSPGGAAKMGVIAGDHAVVTALPPQAEGH; from the coding sequence GTGACCTACGTCATCGCGCAACCCTGCGTCGACGTCAAGGACAAGGCCTGCATCGAAGAGTGCCCCGTGGACTGCATCTACGAGGGTGAGCGGTCGCTGTACATCCACCCGGACGAGTGCGTCGACTGCGGTGCCTGTGAGCCGGTCTGCCCCGTGGAGGCCATCTACTACGAGGACGACGTCCCGGAGCAGTGGTCGGCCTTCACGGCGGCCAACGTCGAGTTCTTCGACACCGTCGGCTCACCCGGCGGCGCGGCGAAGATGGGTGTCATCGCCGGCGACCACGCGGTCGTCACCGCGCTGCCCCCGCAGGCCGAGGGGCACTGA
- a CDS encoding leucyl aminopeptidase family protein: MNTAEDLRTVTAAAPELRRWTAPTVEVRRGGVVGADLAGFDVLAVPVAAGEGADAPLQPRPGAADAAVRYGIDLAAACAAEGFTGRAAQTTRLPVPAPAGSPRRLLVVGVGDSSPTALRRSGAALARAVAGAPGDVATTLADGVGSAGTRALVEGFLLASHTPPVSGRRAAQAPAPRRLLLLGAVDAADVRHAEVSAGATVLTRDLAATPSNLKDPRWMTAQVREVAAGLRLKVDVREGDRLRREGFGGLLAVGAGSASPPALVQVGWTPRARPDAPHVVLVGKGITYDTGGLGVKPREGMVAMKTDMAGSAVVLAVVAAAARLKLPVKVTGLLALAENAFGAASYRPGDVITHYGGRTTEVNNTDAEGRVVLGDALAYADAVLRPDVLVDVATLTGAATLGLGKRHAALYSPDAGLVAQLEAAAAASGERVWHMPLVEDYAAALESDVADARQVTTTPGHGGGSIVAALFLRPFTGGRRWAHLDIAGTGRADGPEHEVGKGATGYGARLLLEWLETSVAARGR, translated from the coding sequence GTGAACACCGCCGAAGACCTCCGGACCGTGACCGCCGCCGCCCCCGAGCTGCGCCGCTGGACCGCTCCCACCGTCGAGGTGCGCCGCGGCGGTGTCGTGGGCGCCGACCTGGCGGGCTTCGACGTCCTGGCCGTCCCGGTCGCGGCCGGTGAGGGCGCCGACGCCCCGCTCCAGCCGCGCCCCGGGGCCGCCGACGCCGCCGTCCGCTACGGGATCGACCTGGCCGCCGCCTGCGCCGCCGAGGGGTTCACGGGCCGCGCGGCCCAGACGACCCGCCTGCCCGTCCCCGCCCCCGCGGGCAGCCCGCGCCGGCTCCTCGTCGTCGGCGTCGGCGACTCCTCCCCGACGGCGCTGCGCCGCAGCGGGGCCGCCCTGGCCCGCGCCGTCGCCGGCGCGCCGGGGGACGTCGCCACCACGCTCGCCGACGGGGTCGGCAGCGCGGGCACCCGCGCCCTCGTCGAGGGGTTCCTCCTGGCCTCCCACACCCCGCCGGTGAGCGGGCGGCGCGCCGCCCAGGCGCCCGCCCCGCGCCGCCTGCTGCTGCTCGGCGCCGTCGACGCGGCCGACGTCCGGCACGCCGAGGTGAGCGCCGGGGCGACGGTCCTGACGCGCGACCTCGCCGCCACGCCGTCCAACCTCAAGGACCCCCGGTGGATGACCGCCCAGGTGCGGGAGGTCGCGGCCGGGCTGCGCCTGAAGGTCGACGTGCGCGAGGGGGACCGGCTGCGCCGCGAGGGGTTCGGCGGGCTGCTGGCCGTCGGCGCGGGCTCGGCTTCCCCGCCCGCGCTCGTCCAGGTCGGCTGGACCCCGCGCGCCCGCCCCGACGCCCCGCACGTCGTCCTCGTGGGCAAGGGCATCACGTACGACACGGGCGGGCTGGGCGTCAAACCGCGCGAGGGCATGGTCGCCATGAAGACCGACATGGCCGGGTCGGCGGTGGTGCTGGCCGTCGTCGCGGCGGCCGCCCGGCTCAAGCTGCCCGTCAAGGTGACGGGGCTGCTCGCCCTGGCGGAGAACGCCTTCGGCGCCGCCTCCTACCGCCCCGGGGACGTGATCACCCACTACGGCGGGCGCACGACGGAGGTCAACAACACCGACGCCGAGGGCCGGGTCGTGCTCGGTGACGCCCTCGCCTACGCCGACGCCGTGCTGCGCCCCGACGTCCTGGTCGACGTCGCGACCCTCACGGGCGCGGCGACGCTGGGGCTCGGCAAGCGCCACGCCGCCCTGTACTCGCCCGACGCCGGCCTCGTCGCCCAGCTCGAGGCGGCGGCCGCCGCCTCCGGCGAGCGGGTCTGGCACATGCCCCTGGTGGAGGACTACGCCGCGGCCCTCGAGTCCGACGTCGCCGACGCCCGCCAGGTGACGACGACGCCGGGGCACGGGGGCGGGTCCATCGTGGCCGCGCTGTTCCTGCGGCCGTTCACCGGCGGCCGGCGCTGGGCGCACCTGGACATCGCCGGGACGGGCCGGGCCGACGGCCCCGAGCACGAGGTCGGCAAGGGCGCCACCGGCTACGGTGCGCGCCTGCTGCTGGAGTGGCTCGAGACCTCGGTCGCCGCGCGGGGGCGGTGA
- the sigE gene encoding RNA polymerase sigma factor SigE: MGALAVPFAAPFPARSRRNPVSDDTGATTGRPVPVTPALPHVEDPATLSPAVAASTWVPPTWEEVVRDHSTRVYRLAYRLTGNRHDAEDLTQEVFVRVFRSLSSYQPGTFEGWLHRITTNLFLDQVRRKQRIRFDALAEDAGEKLASTDVGPERAYEHRNLDDDVQRALDALPPDFRAVVVLCDIEGLSYEEIAATLGVKLGTVRSRIHRGRAQLRAALAHRAPRSGATPQLVCGEDRP; encoded by the coding sequence ATGGGAGCACTGGCGGTGCCGTTCGCGGCCCCCTTCCCCGCCCGTTCCAGGAGGAACCCCGTGAGCGACGACACCGGTGCCACCACCGGTCGCCCGGTGCCGGTCACGCCGGCGCTGCCGCACGTCGAGGACCCCGCGACGCTGTCCCCGGCCGTCGCCGCCTCGACCTGGGTCCCCCCCACGTGGGAGGAGGTCGTCCGCGACCACTCCACGCGTGTCTACCGCCTCGCCTACCGCCTGACGGGCAACCGGCACGACGCCGAGGACCTCACCCAGGAGGTCTTCGTGCGCGTCTTCCGCTCCCTGTCGAGCTACCAGCCCGGCACCTTCGAGGGCTGGCTGCACCGCATCACCACGAACCTCTTCCTGGACCAGGTGCGGCGCAAGCAGCGGATCCGCTTCGACGCCCTGGCCGAGGACGCCGGCGAGAAGCTGGCCAGCACCGACGTCGGGCCCGAGCGCGCCTACGAGCACCGCAACCTCGACGACGACGTGCAGCGCGCCCTCGACGCCCTGCCGCCGGACTTCCGCGCCGTCGTCGTCCTGTGCGACATCGAGGGCCTGTCGTACGAGGAGATCGCGGCCACCCTGGGCGTCAAGCTCGGGACGGTCCGCTCCCGCATCCACCGCGGCCGGGCCCAGCTGCGCGCCGCCCTCGCCCACCGCGCGCCCCGCTCCGGCGCGACCCCGCAACTGGTCTGCGGCGAGGACCGGCCGTGA
- a CDS encoding DivIVA domain-containing protein, producing the protein MTLLLLVLVLAAIGAVVAVVTGRIGGAMGPATSTRPYRGLPEGPVSAGDVDAVRFSLGLRGYRMDEVDAVLDRLREEIRERDEELAAWREEE; encoded by the coding sequence GTGACCCTGCTGCTGCTCGTCCTCGTGCTGGCGGCGATCGGGGCCGTCGTCGCCGTCGTCACGGGGCGCATCGGCGGTGCGATGGGGCCGGCCACCTCCACCCGCCCGTACCGGGGGCTGCCTGAGGGGCCCGTGAGCGCCGGGGACGTCGACGCGGTCCGGTTCTCCCTGGGGCTGCGCGGGTACCGGATGGACGAGGTGGACGCGGTGCTGGACCGGTTGCGCGAGGAGATCCGCGAACGGGACGAGGAGCTGGCGGCGTGGCGGGAGGAGGAGTGA
- the dapE gene encoding succinyl-diaminopimelate desuccinylase, producing the protein MSVPTSTPPSAGPGTDPTDLTDPGLDVVELVRRICDTPSVSGDERALADAVEAALTALAGFEVTRDGDAVVARTTLGRPERVLLAGHLDTVPLTDPPNLPVRREQHPVDGDVLVGRGTCDMKGGVGVQLALARRAAAAGEDLARDVTFVFYDHEEVEAARNGLGRLARNHPGLLAADFAVLLEPSSAVVEGGCNGTLRAEVTTTGTAAHSARPWRGHNAIHDAAPVLARLAAYAPREVDVEGLVFREALNAVLVSGGVAGNVIPDRCTVTVNYRFAPSLDAAGAQAHVREVFDGFAVEVTDVAEGARPGLHLPAAADFVARTGTTPLPKYGWTDVARFSALGVPAVNYGPGDNATAHADDERCRTAEVEQCLEVLTGWLLDGAR; encoded by the coding sequence GTGAGCGTCCCCACCTCCACGCCCCCCTCGGCCGGACCCGGCACCGACCCGACCGACCTGACCGACCCGGGCCTCGACGTCGTCGAGCTGGTCCGGCGGATCTGCGACACCCCCTCGGTCAGCGGTGACGAACGCGCCCTGGCCGACGCCGTCGAGGCCGCGCTCACCGCCCTGGCCGGGTTCGAGGTCACGCGCGACGGTGACGCCGTCGTGGCCCGCACGACGCTGGGCCGCCCCGAGCGCGTCCTGCTGGCCGGCCACCTCGACACCGTTCCGCTCACCGACCCCCCGAACCTGCCGGTGCGCCGCGAGCAGCACCCCGTCGACGGGGACGTCCTCGTCGGGCGCGGCACGTGCGACATGAAGGGCGGGGTGGGGGTGCAGCTGGCCCTGGCCCGCCGCGCGGCCGCCGCGGGGGAGGACCTCGCCCGCGACGTGACGTTCGTCTTCTACGACCACGAGGAGGTCGAGGCCGCCCGCAACGGGCTGGGCCGGCTGGCCCGGAACCACCCCGGCCTGCTCGCCGCGGACTTCGCCGTCCTGCTGGAACCGTCCTCGGCCGTCGTCGAGGGCGGCTGCAACGGCACGCTGCGCGCCGAGGTCACGACGACCGGCACGGCGGCGCACTCGGCCCGACCCTGGCGCGGGCACAACGCGATCCACGACGCGGCGCCGGTCCTGGCGCGCCTGGCCGCCTACGCGCCGCGCGAGGTCGACGTCGAGGGCCTGGTGTTCCGCGAGGCCCTCAACGCCGTCCTCGTCAGCGGCGGCGTCGCGGGCAACGTCATCCCCGACCGCTGCACCGTCACCGTGAACTACCGGTTCGCGCCGTCGCTGGACGCCGCCGGCGCGCAGGCGCACGTGCGGGAGGTCTTCGACGGGTTCGCCGTCGAGGTCACCGACGTCGCCGAGGGGGCCCGGCCGGGCCTGCACCTGCCGGCCGCCGCCGACTTCGTCGCTCGCACCGGCACCACCCCGCTGCCCAAGTACGGCTGGACGGACGTCGCGCGCTTCTCCGCGCTCGGCGTACCGGCCGTGAACTACGGCCCCGGTGACAACGCCACCGCCCACGCCGACGACGAGCGCTGCCGCACGGCCGAGGTCGAGCAGTGCCTGGAGGTCCTCACCGGCTGGCTGCTGGACGGCGCCCGGTGA
- a CDS encoding GNAT family N-acetyltransferase, protein MTDPTPEALVRPLTVGGRVVVRHRLPDGSATDALGDLLAADERSLRIATRRGEVVVARADVLAAKPVPPPPARKGPPHTAIGTDDLERVMAEHWRPLERVDLGGWRLRASEGFTGRANSALALGDPGVPLREAVAAVVDFHTTRGLQPLLAVAHPDGGLGEGTALVDLLAATGWTVRTPTVVLTAATDDLPGAAEVPLPGGLRVETAAEPDDAWLARYHYQGLPTVPPAGRRVLVSADEQVFVRVVDDQVDGGTTVAIARGSLSPGWAGVTAVETLPSHRRRGLARRVLAEVADWARSRGAASTYLQVQGDNAAARALYAGVGFTVHHAYHYRVAPPR, encoded by the coding sequence GTGACCGACCCCACGCCCGAAGCGCTCGTCCGCCCGCTGACCGTCGGCGGGCGCGTCGTCGTGCGCCACCGGCTGCCCGACGGGTCGGCCACCGACGCCCTCGGGGACCTGCTGGCCGCCGACGAGCGGTCGCTGCGCATCGCCACGCGCCGCGGGGAGGTCGTCGTGGCCCGCGCGGACGTCCTGGCCGCCAAGCCCGTCCCGCCGCCCCCGGCCCGCAAGGGCCCGCCGCACACCGCGATCGGCACCGACGACCTCGAACGCGTCATGGCCGAGCACTGGCGGCCGCTGGAGCGCGTCGACCTCGGCGGCTGGCGGCTGCGCGCGAGCGAGGGGTTCACCGGCCGGGCGAACTCCGCCCTGGCCCTGGGCGACCCGGGGGTCCCGCTGCGCGAGGCGGTCGCCGCCGTGGTGGACTTCCACACCACCCGCGGGCTGCAGCCGCTGCTCGCCGTCGCCCACCCCGACGGCGGGCTGGGCGAGGGCACCGCGCTCGTCGACCTGCTGGCCGCCACCGGGTGGACCGTCCGGACGCCGACGGTCGTGCTGACCGCCGCGACCGACGACCTGCCCGGCGCCGCGGAGGTCCCGCTGCCCGGCGGCCTGCGCGTCGAGACGGCCGCCGAGCCGGACGACGCGTGGCTGGCGCGGTACCACTACCAGGGGCTGCCCACCGTGCCGCCGGCCGGTCGCCGGGTCCTCGTCTCGGCCGACGAGCAGGTGTTCGTCCGGGTGGTGGACGACCAGGTGGACGGCGGGACGACGGTGGCGATCGCGCGCGGGTCCCTGTCCCCCGGCTGGGCCGGCGTGACGGCCGTGGAGACGCTGCCCTCGCACCGGCGCCGCGGCCTCGCCCGGCGGGTGCTGGCCGAGGTCGCGGACTGGGCCCGCTCGCGCGGCGCCGCGTCGACGTACCTGCAGGTGCAGGGCGACAACGCGGCCGCGCGGGCGCTGTACGCGGGCGTCGGGTTCACCGTCCACCACGCGTACCACTACCGGGTCGCGCCGCCGCGCTGA
- a CDS encoding O-methyltransferase yields MPTPSSRPSSKQPASWAYAEQFVPEDEVLQRARARAADLGVDPVSPGVAATLTVLAAAARARTVVEVGTGTGVSLLSLLRGAGEDGVVTTIDPDGEAQRAAREAVAEDGIRSNRARFINGRALEVLPRLTDAAYDLVLLDGDERENAAYLEQAHRLLRTGGLLVVDDALWRGRVLDPAARDASTAAHREVARVVLEDGNWFPTLVPSGDGLLLAVKNG; encoded by the coding sequence GTGCCGACGCCCTCGTCTCGCCCGTCCAGCAAGCAGCCCGCCAGCTGGGCCTACGCCGAGCAGTTCGTCCCCGAGGACGAGGTGCTGCAGCGGGCCAGGGCCCGGGCCGCGGACCTCGGCGTCGACCCCGTCTCCCCCGGCGTCGCCGCCACCCTCACGGTGCTCGCGGCGGCCGCCCGCGCCCGCACGGTCGTCGAGGTCGGCACCGGCACCGGCGTCTCGCTGCTGAGCCTGCTGCGCGGCGCCGGCGAGGACGGCGTCGTGACGACGATCGACCCCGACGGGGAGGCCCAGCGCGCCGCCCGCGAGGCCGTCGCCGAGGACGGCATCCGCAGCAACCGCGCCCGCTTCATCAACGGCCGGGCCCTGGAGGTCCTGCCCCGCCTCACCGACGCCGCCTACGACCTCGTCCTGCTCGACGGCGACGAGCGCGAGAACGCCGCCTACCTCGAGCAGGCCCACCGGCTGCTGCGGACCGGCGGGCTGCTCGTCGTGGACGACGCCCTGTGGCGCGGCCGCGTCCTGGACCCGGCGGCGCGCGACGCCTCCACGGCCGCCCACCGCGAGGTGGCCCGTGTCGTGCTGGAGGACGGCAACTGGTTCCCCACGCTCGTCCCCTCCGGCGACGGGCTCCTGCTGGCCGTCAAGAACGGCTGA
- a CDS encoding TIGR00730 family Rossman fold protein, whose translation MSTICLYGSASGGIDPVHVELAATVGRRIGERGHDLVYGGGGTSVMGAAEAAARAAGARTTGVMPQALLDLELPPEGLGELVVTGDMRERKAQMDARADAFVVLPGGLGTLEELFEIWVARTIGLHTKPLAVLDRAGHYAGLRTWLDQLVDSGFARPLVFDCICWTDDPEEALDHLERAPRERISLPSSEIVGSFADFPTDGPAGAGGGAGR comes from the coding sequence GTGAGCACGATCTGCCTGTACGGCAGCGCCTCCGGCGGGATCGACCCCGTGCACGTGGAACTGGCCGCGACCGTGGGCCGCCGCATCGGCGAACGCGGTCACGACCTCGTCTACGGCGGTGGCGGGACGTCGGTCATGGGGGCCGCCGAGGCCGCCGCCCGGGCCGCGGGCGCGCGCACCACCGGCGTCATGCCCCAGGCCCTGCTGGACCTGGAACTGCCCCCCGAGGGCCTGGGGGAACTCGTCGTCACGGGCGACATGCGCGAGCGCAAGGCGCAGATGGACGCCCGCGCCGACGCCTTCGTCGTCCTGCCCGGCGGGCTGGGCACCCTGGAGGAGCTGTTCGAGATCTGGGTCGCCCGGACCATCGGCCTGCACACGAAACCGCTGGCCGTCCTCGACCGCGCGGGCCACTACGCCGGGCTGCGGACGTGGCTGGACCAGCTCGTCGACTCCGGGTTCGCCCGCCCCCTCGTCTTCGACTGCATCTGCTGGACCGACGACCCCGAGGAGGCGCTGGACCACCTCGAACGCGCTCCGCGGGAACGGATCTCGCTGCCGAGCTCGGAGATCGTGGGCTCGTTCGCCGACTTCCCCACCGACGGGCCGGCCGGAGCGGGCGGGGGAGCGGGGAGGTGA
- the dapC gene encoding succinyldiaminopimelate transaminase, giving the protein MSLPDFPWDSLAAAKDRARSHPGGIVDLSVGTPVDPTPAVVADALRSAADAPGYPQTHGTAPLREAVAAWFARRRGVPGLDPDGVLPTVGSKELVAWLPFLLGLGGDDVVAHPAVAYPTYDVGARLARATPLGADTVEELQAAWDGGARIRLLWLNSPSNPTGAVRTVAELTALVAWARAHDVVVASDECYAELGWAPAHDTTVGGLVPSVLDPRVCGGDHTGLLVAYSTSKQSNLAGYRAAFLAGDPALVAEVLQVRKHAGMIVPWPVQVALQAAVSDDAHVAAQREVYRARREVLREALRGAGFRVDASEAGLYLWSTRGEPARTTVDLLADRGVLVAPGDFYGPPGEQHVRVALTASDERVARAGERLADLA; this is encoded by the coding sequence GTGTCACTGCCGGACTTCCCCTGGGACTCCCTCGCGGCCGCCAAGGACCGCGCCCGGTCCCACCCCGGCGGGATCGTCGACCTCTCCGTCGGCACGCCCGTCGACCCGACACCGGCCGTCGTGGCCGACGCGCTGCGCTCGGCGGCCGACGCGCCGGGCTACCCCCAGACGCACGGCACGGCGCCGCTGCGCGAAGCCGTCGCCGCCTGGTTCGCCCGGCGCCGCGGCGTCCCCGGGCTGGACCCCGACGGGGTCCTGCCGACCGTCGGCTCCAAGGAGCTGGTGGCCTGGCTGCCGTTCCTGCTGGGGCTGGGCGGGGACGACGTCGTCGCCCACCCCGCGGTGGCCTACCCGACGTACGACGTCGGTGCCCGGCTCGCCCGGGCGACCCCGCTGGGCGCCGACACCGTCGAGGAGCTGCAGGCCGCCTGGGACGGCGGCGCGCGGATCCGGCTGCTGTGGCTGAACTCCCCGTCCAACCCGACCGGCGCCGTGCGCACCGTCGCCGAGCTCACGGCCCTCGTGGCGTGGGCGCGGGCGCACGACGTCGTCGTGGCCTCCGACGAGTGCTACGCCGAGCTGGGCTGGGCCCCGGCCCACGACACGACGGTCGGTGGCCTCGTCCCCTCCGTCCTGGACCCGCGCGTGTGCGGGGGCGACCACACCGGCCTGCTCGTGGCGTACTCCACGTCCAAGCAGTCCAACCTCGCCGGGTACCGGGCCGCGTTCCTGGCCGGGGACCCGGCGCTCGTGGCCGAGGTCCTGCAGGTGCGCAAGCACGCCGGGATGATCGTCCCCTGGCCCGTCCAGGTGGCGCTGCAGGCCGCCGTGAGCGACGACGCGCACGTCGCCGCGCAGCGCGAGGTCTACCGGGCCCGGCGCGAGGTGCTGCGGGAGGCGTTGCGGGGCGCGGGGTTCCGCGTCGACGCCAGCGAGGCCGGCCTGTACCTGTGGAGCACCCGGGGCGAGCCGGCGCGCACGACCGTGGACCTGCTGGCCGACCGCGGGGTCCTCGTGGCCCCCGGTGACTTCTACGGTCCGCCCGGGGAGCAGCACGTCCGCGTCGCGCTCACGGCGAGCGACGAGCGGGTGGCCCGCGCGGGGGAGCGGCTGGCCGACCTCGCGTGA
- a CDS encoding citrate synthase, whose protein sequence is MADSVTLKHDGGELDLPVSPATEGAAGFGIGSLLKETGLVTLDAGFTNTASCESAITYIDGDEGILRYRGYPIEQLAEGSTFVETSFLLIHGHLPSESELADFTARIQRHTLLHEDLKRFFDGFPRDAHPMPVLSSAVSALSTFYPNSLNPFDDEQVELSTVRLMAKLPTIAAYAHRKSLGQPLLYPDNRLGLVENFTRLAFGNPAEDYELDPVLVKALDQLLILHADHEQNCSTSTVRLVGSGQANLFASVSAGIHALSGPLHGGANSAVLDMLETIRDSDDDVDTFMTRVKNKEKGVRLMGFGHRVYKNYDPRAAIVKKTADEVLSKLGKRDEMLDIALRLEEIALNDEYFIERKLYPNVDFYTGIIYKAMGFPTKMFTVLFALGRLPGWIAQWREMINDPATKIGRPRQVYVGEGARDYVPLESR, encoded by the coding sequence ATGGCTGACTCCGTGACGCTGAAGCACGACGGTGGGGAACTGGACCTCCCCGTGTCCCCTGCCACCGAGGGCGCCGCCGGCTTCGGCATCGGCAGCCTGCTGAAGGAGACCGGGCTGGTCACCCTCGACGCCGGCTTCACGAACACCGCCTCGTGCGAGAGCGCGATCACCTACATCGACGGCGACGAGGGGATCCTGCGCTACCGCGGGTACCCCATCGAGCAGCTGGCCGAGGGCTCCACGTTCGTCGAGACGAGCTTCCTGCTCATCCACGGGCACCTGCCCTCGGAGTCGGAGCTCGCCGACTTCACGGCCCGCATCCAGCGGCACACGCTGCTGCACGAGGACCTCAAGCGGTTCTTCGACGGCTTCCCCCGCGACGCGCACCCGATGCCCGTCCTGTCCAGCGCCGTCAGCGCGCTGTCGACCTTCTACCCGAACTCGCTCAACCCGTTCGACGACGAGCAGGTGGAGCTGTCCACCGTCCGGCTGATGGCCAAGCTGCCGACCATCGCGGCCTACGCCCACCGCAAGTCCCTCGGCCAGCCCCTGCTGTACCCGGACAACCGGCTGGGGCTCGTCGAGAACTTCACCCGGCTCGCGTTCGGGAACCCGGCCGAGGACTACGAGCTCGACCCCGTCCTGGTCAAGGCGCTGGACCAGCTGCTCATCCTGCACGCCGACCACGAGCAGAACTGCTCGACCTCGACGGTGCGGCTCGTCGGGTCCGGCCAGGCGAACCTCTTCGCCTCGGTCTCGGCGGGCATCCACGCCCTGTCCGGTCCGCTGCACGGCGGGGCGAACTCGGCCGTCCTTGACATGCTCGAGACCATCCGCGACTCCGACGACGACGTCGACACGTTCATGACGAGGGTCAAGAACAAGGAGAAGGGCGTGCGCCTGATGGGCTTCGGCCACCGGGTGTACAAGAACTACGACCCGCGCGCGGCCATCGTGAAGAAGACGGCCGACGAGGTGCTGTCCAAGCTCGGCAAGCGCGACGAGATGCTCGACATCGCGCTGCGGCTCGAGGAGATCGCACTGAACGACGAGTACTTCATCGAGCGCAAGCTGTACCCGAACGTCGACTTCTACACGGGCATCATCTACAAGGCGATGGGTTTCCCGACGAAGATGTTCACGGTGCTGTTCGCGCTGGGGCGCCTGCCCGGCTGGATCGCGCAGTGGCGCGAGATGATCAACGACCCGGCCACGAAGATCGGCCGCCCCCGCCAGGTGTACGTCGGCGAGGGCGCGCGGGACTACGTCCCCCTCGAGTCCCGCTGA
- a CDS encoding DUF3117 domain-containing protein — protein sequence MAAMKPRTGDGPLEVTKEGRGIVLRMPLEGGGRLVVEMTPDEAKALGEAITSVVG from the coding sequence ATGGCGGCCATGAAGCCGAGGACCGGGGACGGTCCGCTGGAGGTCACCAAGGAAGGACGTGGCATCGTCCTGCGGATGCCGCTGGAGGGCGGTGGCCGGCTCGTGGTGGAGATGACGCCCGACGAGGCCAAGGCCCTCGGGGAGGCCATCACCTCGGTCGTGGGCTGA